The genome window CCGAGGAAGCCCCGGCGAAACCGAAGCGTAGCCGCGCCCGGAAGCCGAAGGCCGAGCCCGCACCGGAAGCGTCGGCCGCCGAGGATGCGCCGGAAACCCCGGCCGACGCGCCGCAGGTGATTCCGATCGCGATCGAGCCCGAGCCGCAGCCGGAACCGGCGGCGGAACCCCAGGCGGAAGAGACTCCGGCGGAGACGCCTTCATCGGCGGAGCCCCAGGCGGAAGAAGCTCCGACCGAGCCCGCCGGGCCGCCGCGGCGCGGCTGGTGGAGCCGCGGCTGACCGCCGTCGGCGAACCGACATGGGCCGGAGCGGCGACGCTCCGGCCTTTTTCTTGCGCCGCCGGACCCCAGATTCCCCCGACGTCGACAATCGAGGAGACTTCGCATGGGCACCGCCCACCTCTATCTAGCCCTCGCCATCCTCACCGAGGTGATCGGCACGAGTTGCATGAAGCTGACCGAGGGCTTCACCCGGCCGTTGCCGACGATCGTGATGGCGGCATGCTACGTCGCCGCGATCTGGTTGATGAGCCTCTCCGTGCGGACCCTGCCGATCGGCTTCGTCTACGCGGTGTGGGCCGGGGTCGGGATCGTCGTGATCGCGCTGGTCGGCGTGTTCGTCTACGATGAGCCGGTCGATCTCGCGGGCGCGGCGGGAATCGCGTTGATCGTCGGCGGCGTGGTGCTGCTCAACGCCTTTTCGCGCATGGGAGGCCACGCATGAAACGTCTTCTGCCCCTGCTCGCCCTGCTCACCGGCTGCGCCGTCGCGCCGCCGCCCGGGGTCCGTCCGGTGGAGGATTTCGAGGTTTCGCGCTACCTCGGCACCTGGCACGAAATCGCGCGCCTCGATCACCGCTTCGAACGCGGGCTCGTCGCCGTCACCGCCACCTATTCGTTGCGCGACGACGGCAGCCTCAAGGTGATCAACCGCGGCTTCGACCCGTCGCGCTGCAAATGGCGCGAGGCGGAAGGCCGCGCGAAGTTCACCGGCATGCCGACCACCGGACAGCTCAAGGTCAGCTTCTTCGGCCCGTTTTATGGCGGTTACACGATTTTCGCCTTAGATCATCGGGACTATCGCTGGGCGGCGGTGAGCGGACCCGACCGCGACTATCTGTGGCTTCTCGCGCGCGATCCGGTCATCGACGACGCCCTGCGCGACCGCCTGATCGCCGAAGCCCGCGCCCTCGGCTTCGCCACCGACCGGCTGATCTGGGTTCCGCACGAGGTTCCGCCATGCTGAAACGCATCGTTCCGCTGCTCGTCGCCGCACCGCTCGCCGCCTGCGCGAGCTTCGACCGGCTCGACCAGGGGCTCGCCACGCTGGAAGGCCAGAACCGCGACGTCGCGATCGCGCGCCTCGGCTATCCCACCGAGCAGAAGGAGATCGCGGGCAAGGACGTGTTCATCTGGCGGCGCGGCAGCATGTTCTACCAGCCCGGCACCTATTTCGGCGGCTGTTCAGACCGTTACGGCGGCCTGCGTTCGATGAGCTGCGTCGGCTTCATGCCCGGCGTCACCGACACCCGCTGCACGGTGCGGGTGATCGCCGACAAGGACGGCACCATCGTCGAAACCGACCGCGACGGCGATCCGTCGTCGTGCGGCTATTACGCCGACCGCCTCCAGGCGGGCGTGCCGATCGCCGCACCGGATGCGCCGCTCAAGACGCGCGCTGACTGAGCCAAACGCTGCCGAGCACCACCGCGACGCCGAGCATCTGCGGCGGCGTGAAGGTTTCGCCGAGCCCGAATGCACCGATCGCCACCGCCGTCACCGGGCTGAGAAAGCCGAGCGCGGCGACCGCCGAGGGTTCGAGCCGCGCGACGCCGCGGAACCACAGCACGTAGGTGAACGCCGCGCCGATCAGGCCGAGGTAGACGAACCCGGCGACGTTGCCGACCCCGAGCGGCGGCAGCGGCGGCTCGAACGCGAGCGCCAGCGGCGTCAGCAGCAACCCGCCGGCGGTCAACTGCCACGCGGTGGCGCCCAGCAGCGAGACCGGCGGCCGCCAGCGCCGCGTCAGCACGGTTCCCGCCGCCATCGCGCACGCCCCCGCCGCCCCGGCGGCGACGCCGAGCGGATCGAGCGCGGCCTCGGGCGTCAGCACCAGCAGCGCCACCCCCGCCGCACCGGCGATCGCAGCCACCACCGCCAGCGGCTTGATCGCCCGCCCGAGCGCCACCCGCGCAAGGCCAATCACCAGCAGCGGCTGCAACGCGCCGATCGTCGCCGCGACGCCGCCCGGCAGACGATAGGCGGAAACGAACAACAGCGCCCAGAAGACCGTGAAGTTGAGACCGCCGAGCACGAACGCCCGCGCCCACCAGACGCCCTCCGGCAGGCGGCGCACCAGCGCCAACAGCAGCAGCCCCGCGGGCAGCGCGCGCAGGGCCGCCGCGGTGAGCGGATACCCCGGCGGCAACAGTGTGGTGGTGGTGACGTAGGTGGTTCCCCAGATCGCGGGGGCAAGCGCGGTGAGGGCGAGATCGAGGCGGGAACTCATGGCGGCGTCCTGCAGGGTTTCGCTTGGCCGCACCGGGCGGCCGCGCTATTATCTTTGCATCAAGTATCTTAATGTCAAGATAATGGAGACGCGGCATGGCCGACCGTGCGGAGATCGCCGCCGCCCAATGGCGTCGCGAACGCCCCGATATCGACCCCTTCCCGATGGAGATTCTCGGCCGCCTGATGGAGGCGGCGCACCGCCTCGACCGCGAGCGCCTGGAGCCGGTGTTCGCGGCGGCGGGTCTGCGGCCGGGCGAGTTCGACGTGCTGGCGACGCTGCGGCGCGCGGGCGCGCCGCACGAACTTACGCCGACCGCGCTCTACGAGGCGCTGATGCTGTCTTCGGGCGGGATGACGGCGCGCCTCGACCGTCTGGAGCGCGCCGGACTGGTCGCACGCCGCCCGAACCCGGACGACCGGCGCGGCGTGCGCGTCGCCCTCACCGCCGAAGGCTTCCGGCTGATCGACGAATTGATCGTCCGCCACGTCGCCGCCGAGCGGGCAAGCCTCGCGCCTCTGTCGCCGGACGAACAGCGGACCCTCAACGCGCTGCTGCGCAAGCTCCTCGCGGGTGCGGGCGGAGCCTAGACATTACACCGCGTCGGCGAAATCGCCGTCGGCTGCCGCGGAGAGCGTCCGCCAGGCTTCGAGTTCCTCGCCCCACGCGGCGAGCTTGGCGCGGACGATCTCCACCGCGTCGCTGCCCACCGCGAAGTGCACCGGCGGCGCGGGTTCGTCGGCGAGCGACAGCAAGGTCTGCGCCAGCTTCGCCGGATCGCCCGGCTGGCGGTGGTTGCGCCGCGCATACCCGTCGCGGATCGCCGCCGTCACCTCGGCATAGTCGGCGATCTCCTCCGTGCCGAAGCGCATCGACGACGGGTCGAGAAAATCGGTGCGGAAATACCCCGGTTCGAGCACGGTGACGAAGATCCCGAGCGGCTTCAGCTCCGCCGCCAAGCCCTCGGAAAAGCCGCTCACCGCGAACTTGCTGGCGGCGTAGAGCGAACCGCCCGGCCGCCCCCGCACCCCGGCGATCGAGGAGACGTTGTAGATCCGCCCGCTGCGGCGCGCCCGCATCGACGGCAGCACCGCGCGGGTAACGTGCATCAGGCCGAAGACGTTGACGTCGAACTGCCGCGCCACGTCCTCCGGGGCGTTCGCCTCGAACGCGCCGATCTGGCCGTAACCCGCGGCGTTGACCAGCACGTCGATGCGGCCGAAGCGGTTGAGCGCGGCGTTGACCGCCACCACCGCATCCTCCGACCGGGTCACGTCGAGGCGTTCCGCCAGCAGGTTTTCCGCCGCCCCCGGCAGATCGCCGAGGGCCTCCTCCGCCACCTCCGGCCGACGCGCCGCGGCGACCACCTTGTGTCCGGCTTCGAGCGCCGCCCGCGCCACCGCGAGGCCCAGCCCCCGCCCGGCGCCGGTGACGAACCATACCCGTTCGGGCGTCGTCATCTCGTCCCTCCCTGGTTGTTCGAGGTTTAGAGATAGGCATGATTTTCCGCCGTCGCGACGGAATTCGTCGCACCGCACCGGCGTTCGTGAACTTATCGTTTATCAATAAATTTTCGTTGACTTCCGAGATCCCTCGCGCCAACACTGCCGTCGGAGAAGCAGCGGAGCGTGCGCCCATGGACAACCCGGAGATGAAGCGGCTGATCCTCTGCCTGCGCGGGCTCGCGATCGCCGCGCTGCCGCTGATGGTGATCGAGTTCGCCCACACCCTGGCGGTCGGCCGCAGCTTTTCGGTCGAGCTCGCGGGCTCGGCGCTCTCCTTCGCGCGGGGCGACCTGGGCGAGACACGATGGACGGTCCTGCAAGCGCTGCAATCGGCCTCGAAGCTGCCGTGGCTGGCGATGATCCTGCAGATCGAAGGGATCGCCCGCCTGCTCGGCGCGGGAGAAACCTTCTCGCACCGCAGCGCCCTCCGCTTCCGTCGCCTCTCCTACGCGATCCTCGGCATCGCCATCATCGAAACCGTCGAACGCCCGGCGATCGCCGCCTATCTGACGGCGTCCGGCGCGATCCCCGTTTGGCCGGAGATCTCCGTCTTCGACGTGGTGCGGATCGGCCTCCTCCTCGCCACCGCACTTTTCTTCGTGGTCGCGCGGATCGTCGAGCTCGGCGTCTCGCTGAAGGCCGACGCCGATCTGACGATCTAAGGGGGACCGATGCCGATCGTGGTCAACCTCGACGTGATGCTGGCGCGGCGGAAGATGAAACTCTCCGATCTTTCCGACGCGGTCGGGGTGACGCTCGCCAATCTCTCGGTTCTCAAGACCGGCAAGGCGCGCGCGGTGCGCTTCTCGACCCTCGCGGCGATCTGCGCGGCGTTGCACTGCCAGCCGGGAGACATTCTCGAATACGTGGATTCCGAAACCGATCTCATCGACCATCTGTCAGAGGATTAACATGTCGACATCGTATCTGCGCGGCGTCGCGATCGCCGCTTTCGCCACCCTCGCCGTTTGCGGCCCCGTCCGCGCCGAATCCGGGCTGGTCGTCGGCGCGGGGGGAGCCTGGAAGCCCGACTACCTCGGCTCCGACGATTACGAGGCGGCGCCGCTGCCGATGCTGCGGTATTCTTGGAGCGGCGAAACCGCCGCCTCTCCCGCCTCCGGCTACAAGAGCAGCCTCGGCCTGATCGACGTGCAGGCGGGCTTCCCCGACGGCATCGACGTCGGCGTCGCGCGGATCGCCACGCCGTCCCGCAACTTCACCCTGCGCCTCGGCGGCGGCTATCGCTTCGGCCGCGACGCCGACGACAACCACGCGTTGCGCGGCATGGGCGACATCGACGGCCAGGGCATCGCCCGGGTCACGCTGGCGAGCGAACCCGCCAACCCCCGCGGCCTCGGTACCGCGTTCGGGCTCAAGTACGAGATGGACGTGACCGACGAAACCGACGGCGAGACCCTGTCGCTGTTCGTCGACCACGCGCTGCCGCTGTCGGCGAGCACCACCCTCACCCTCTCGGGCGATCTGCGCTGGGCCGACGACGATCAGATGCAGGCGTACTTCGGCGTCTCGCCGACCCAGGCGGCGCGGTCCGGGCATCGGCGCTTCGACGCGGACTCGGGTTTTTCCGACGCCGGGCTGGCGGCGCGGCTCGACTGGTCGTTCGCCGAGCACTGGATCCTGAGCGGCCGTCTCGGTTACACCCGCCTGCTCGGCGACGCCGCCGACAGCCCGCTGGTGGACGACGACGGCTCGGCCAACCAGTTCGTTCTGTCCACGGCCGTCGCCTACCGCTTCTGAGCCCGGCGCGGAACATGCGCGCGCCTCGCGGGTTGTCCTCGCTCAACCGCAAGCAACCGGAGGAACGGACATGCATGGAACGATCCGCCCGGCGGCGCTGGCGCTGATGCTGGCGCTGCCGGCCGCTCCGGCGCTCGCGAGCGCCACCGCGAGTTTCGTCGGGACCGGCAAAGTCGTCGGCTCCGCCACCCTCACCGACACCGGCAAGGGCGTGCTGATCGAAGCCGAGGCGAAAGGCCTCACGCCCAACCGCTGGGTCGGCTTCCACATTCACGAGACCGGCACCTGCGCCCCCGACGGCCAGTTCAAGAGCGCGGGCGGCCACTACAACCCGACCGGCGCCAACCACGGCTACCTCGACGGCAAGGGGCCGCACGCGGGCGACATGCCGAACCAGTACGTCGGCGCCGACGGCACCCTGCGCGCCAACGTGTTCAACCCGATGGTGCGGCTCGAAGGCGGCGACGCCCCGATTACCGGCAAGGCCCTGGTGATTCACGGCGGGCCCGACGACTACAAGAGCCAGCCCTCCGGCGACGCCGGCCACCGGCAGGCCTGCGCGGTGATCAAGTAGCCGCGGCGCGCGGCCCTCAATCCAGGCGGATCGGGGGCCGCGGGCGCACCCTTGCCACGACGCCTGTACGCCGCGATGATTCTCCGCCGATCCCGCTTCCACGGCGCGGGGAGCGGGATTATAGTCCTCGCCCCCGGGGAAATCCCCCCTTCCGAGCCGACCATGAAACCCAGAGACATTGCCGACTACACCTTCCTCGCCGTGACGTGGGGGCTCTCGTTCCTCGTGCTGGTGAAGGCGGTGGCGGCGTTCGGGTGGATCGGCGCCGTGACGTTCCGCTGCCTGATCGCGGGCGCGAGCCTGTGGCTGGCGGCGCGTCTGCTGCGCCGCCGTCTCGATTTCTCGATGGGCTGGCGGCCGCTCGCGGTGGTGGGCGCGACCACCGTCGCGGGGCAGCTCATCACCCTCTCCTACTCCACGCCGCGGATCGGCACCGCGATGGCGGCGATCTTCACCGCCGCGATCCCGCTGCTCGCGATGGTGATCGGCCAGCTCTGGGGGATCGAGCGGATCACCGTCCGCAGGCTGAGCGGCCTCGCCGTCGGCGCGACCGGGCTGATCCTGCTGGTCGGATTTCCCCAGGCGGAACCGACGCCCGAATTCCTGCTCGGCTGCGCGGTGGCGATCCTGAGTTCGGTCTTCGCCGCCTTCGGCAGCAATTACGCGGCGAGCCGCCTCAAAACCGTGGGATCCTGGGAAATCACCATCGGCGCCTTTCTCGCGGGCGGGCTGATGTCGCTGCCGCTGATCGTCGTGGTGCCGGTGCCCGGCACGCCGCGGCCGGTCGACTTCCTCTACCTTGCGATCCTCGCCACGGGCATGAGCGCGCTCGCCTACACCCGCTACTTCCGCCTCGTCTCGGTTCTCGGCCCCACCCGCTCGATCAGCGTCGAATTCGCGGTGACGACGGTCGCGGTCCTGGTCGGGACCCTGCTGCTTCACGAACCGCTGAGCGCGATCCAGATGGCGGGCGCGGGGGCGGTGATCCTCGGCTGTCTGCTGGTGCTGGGCCTGACGCCCCGGATCGGGCTCGGTCCGATGCGGCGCAAACGCCGGGGCCGCGAGCGGCGGAATGCGCTCGCGGCCCCGGTCCCGCGCGTCAGATAAGCTCGGCGGCGGCCGCGTCGAGGCGGTTGTGCGCCGCGTCGAGCCTGCCCTGCTGCTCGCGCCACCATCCTTCGTCGTCGGCGAGACGCTTGCGGCTGACGTTCACGCTGCGCCGCACCTCGACCGGCGCCGGGCCGCCGGTGACGCGGCGGACGGCGACGTTCTCGGCCGGGGTCAGCGCCTTGCGCAGGGACGCCTCGCGGAGCCCGAGCGGACGCCCCAGGTGTTCCTTCGCCACCGTCTCGATCAGATCGAGGCCGAGGTCGTCGGTGCGTCCGCCGGTCTCATGGAGCCGCCCGACCGAAGTGCCGACGATGACGTGCGCATCGCGGAACGAGAGCCCGGTCTCGCGCACGATCACGTCGGCGAGTTCGGTCACGGTGGAGAAGTTCTCCGCCGTGCGGGCGGTCGCGGCGGCGGCGTTGATCCGCAGCGAGCGCAGCGTTTCGGTGGCGAGGTTCACCACCGCCTCGGCCTCGCGGAAGCCGTCGCGCAGGGGCTGCGTCGCTTCGAGCGAGATGTCGCGCAGATGCCCGTAGGGCGTGCCCTTCTGAGCCGCGAGCGCCGCGACCAGCGCGCCGATCAGGTGCGAGGATTTGCCGCGGATGTGCTCCAGCGAGATCGGGTTCTTCTTCTGCGGCATGATGCTGGAGGTCGCCGAGAGGTCGTCGCCGACTTCCACCCAGCCGAACTCGTCGGTGCTCCAGATGTAGAGATCCTGCGCCAGGCGGCTGAGGTTCACCCCCATCGTCGCGAGACACGCGAGAATTTGCGGCACGTAGTCGCGGCTCGCCACGGCGTCGATGGAGTTCTCCACCAGGCCGGAGAAGCCGGTGAGATCCGCCACCATCCGGCGGTCGATCGGGAAGCCCGTGGAATTGAACGCGCAGGCGCCGAGCGGCGAGGCGTTCGCCACCTCGTAGCACTGCTGCAGGCGGGTTTCGTCGCGCGACATCGCCTGGGCGAGGGCATGGAAGTAGTGCCCGAGGGTGGTCGGCTGCGCGGGCTGCATATGGGTGTAGCCGGTCACGATGGTGTCGGCATGGGCCTCGGCGAGGTCCAGCAACTGTTGCCGCAGAGCGTGGAGGAAGCCCGCGAGCCTGTGCAACTGCGCGCGCGCCGACATCCGCGTCAGCGCCGCGGAGAGATCGTTGCGGCTGCGCCCGGTGTGCATCTGCCCGCCGATCGCCGAGCCCGCCTTCTTGATGATGTGGGTTTCGAGGTTGTAGTAGACCTCCTCGAGCGCCGGATCCCAGGTGATCGCCTCCGGTCCGGCCGCCAGCACCTCCTCGAAGATCCGCATCAGCTTGCCGGCGTTGTCCTTGGTGACGATCCCCTGCGCCGCCAGCATCACCACGTGCGCGCGGTTCAAATCCATCAGCGCCGCGAAGGAATCCTGGCTGTCGGCCTCGAGCCGCGGGCGCATCACGTAGTCGATCAGCACCTTGGAGGGCGGCAGTTTCACCCGTTCTCTCATGATCGTACTCCCTTTTCTATCGGCCGCCGCGGCGGCTCGGCTACAGCACGACGGACGCCAGCGCGTATCCCACCGCGACCGAGGTGACGACGGAGGTCAATCCGGGGCGCAGGAAGCTGTGATTGAAGATGAAATCGCCGATCTTGGTGGTGCCGGTGCGATCGAACGACACCGAACCGATGATCGCGCCGGTGCCGGGGATGACGTTGATCGCCGACGCGGCATGGAACATCCCGACCATGTGCCCGGCGGGGATGCCGAGCGCCATGCCCAGCGGGCCGATGGCGCGCATCGTCGCCCCCTGGCTCAGCAGCAGCGCCGCCATCACCATCAGCACCACCGCGTAGAGGTAGGGGTGCGCCGAGACGAAGCCGCCCATCGTCGAGATCAGCAGCGCCTTGTGAGCGTTGAAGAACGTGTCGACGAGCCAGGCGATGCCGAAGATCGCCACCACCGCCATCATGCCGGTTTCGAAGATCGAGCTGCGGATGATCCGGCTGGTCTTGACCTTGAACAGCACCGCCGTGAGGAAGGCGAAGCTCAGCATGATCATTTCCAGCGCGGCCGGAATCGGAAGCTTGCTGACCTTGCCGTCCACCGTCCACGACGGCAGCAACTGGGGCATCGAGCCGAGCGCGACGATGCACGCCACGGCCAGCGCGAAGAACAGCACCGAAAGCTTCGCCTCGCGCGTCACCACGCGTTCCTCCGCCGGTTTCGGCGGCGCGATCTCGCCCGCCGCGAGGCGTCGCTGGAATTCCGGATCCTTCTCGAGGTCGTAGCCGCGCCAGTAGACCGTCAGCGTCGCCACGAGGACCCCCGCCAGACCGGCCGGAATGCAGACGAGCAGGATCTGCGCCAGGGTGATGCCCTCGGGACTGACGAGCGCGATCAGCACCGCCATCGCCGCGCTCATCGGGCTCGCCGTCACCGCCTGGGTGGCGGCGATGGTGGCGACCGAAAGCGGCCGTTCGGGTCGGACCCGCGCCTCGTAGGCGGCCTCCACGATCACCGGATAGAGCGCGAAGGCGACGTAGGCGGTGCCGCAGAAGACGGTGAAGGTATAGGTGATGAGCGGCGCCAGCAGGGTGATCCGGTCGGGATGCCGACGCAGGATCCGCTCGGCCAGCGAGACGAGATAATCCAGGCCGCCGGTGGCCTGCATGGTGGAAACCATGGTGATGACGGCCATGATGATCAGCATCACGTCGATCGGCGCCGAACTCGGGCGAAGACCGAAACCGAAGACCAGGATCACCAGCCCCACGCCACCGGCAAGACCGATACCGATGCCGCTCAATCGCGCTCCGACGAGAATGCAGACGAGCACGACCGCAAATTCGATCCAAAACATGCGAACCCCCTGCCGATATTTATGTTTCCAAGGAACTCACCGACAAAAACTCGCAACCACGTAACGTTATCAAATACAACTTGAGTAATTTTAATGGATTCCAAGTCTCCGCCCGATCCATGGCAATCGGCACGCACTTACCGGTCGGTGCGTGCCGGAGCTTCGGCACCACCGTCGAAAATACGAATACTCGCTTCGTTTCGCAGATTGCCGCGCCGGGCGGCGAATATTTCTCGGAACCCACACACCACTGCATGAATCATACCGGCGCATGCCCCATATAACAAATTCCAAGATAGCGGGGGCTCATACGAAATTGATATACTGTCCGCCGGTCACCGTCTCTTCGAGCGCCGCACATGAACTTCAAGCAGATCGAGGCCTTCCGCGCCGTCATCCTTTCCGGTTCGATGACCGCCGCCGCGCGGGAGCTCAACACCTCGCAGCCGAACGTCAGCCGGCTGATCTCTCAGCTCGAACGGCAGATCGGCTTCAAGCTGTTCGCGCGCCTCTCCGGGCGCCTTCTGCCGACCCCGGAAGCCCATGCGTTCTTCCGCGACGTCGGCCGCGCGTTCACCGGGATGGACAGCCTCGAAAAATCCGCGCGCGCGATCGCCGCGCTCGGAACCGGCCATCTGAGGGTCGGCACCGTGCCGTCGATGCTCCTGACCCTGATCCCCGAGGCCGCGCAGGCGTTCTCGCACGAGTTTCCCG of uncultured Alphaproteobacteria bacterium contains these proteins:
- the pecS gene encoding HTH-type transcriptional regulator PecS is translated as MADRAEIAAAQWRRERPDIDPFPMEILGRLMEAAHRLDRERLEPVFAAAGLRPGEFDVLATLRRAGAPHELTPTALYEALMLSSGGMTARLDRLERAGLVARRPNPDDRRGVRVALTAEGFRLIDELIVRHVAAERASLAPLSPDEQRTLNALLRKLLAGAGGA
- a CDS encoding putative MltA-interacting MipA family protein (Evidence 3 : Function proposed based on presence of conserved amino acid motif, structural feature or limited homology); this translates as MSTSYLRGVAIAAFATLAVCGPVRAESGLVVGAGGAWKPDYLGSDDYEAAPLPMLRYSWSGETAASPASGYKSSLGLIDVQAGFPDGIDVGVARIATPSRNFTLRLGGGYRFGRDADDNHALRGMGDIDGQGIARVTLASEPANPRGLGTAFGLKYEMDVTDETDGETLSLFVDHALPLSASTTLTLSGDLRWADDDQMQAYFGVSPTQAARSGHRRFDADSGFSDAGLAARLDWSFAEHWILSGRLGYTRLLGDAADSPLVDDDGSANQFVLSTAVAYRF
- a CDS encoding exported hypothetical protein (Evidence 5 : No homology to any previously reported sequences), translated to MLKRIVPLLVAAPLAACASFDRLDQGLATLEGQNRDVAIARLGYPTEQKEIAGKDVFIWRRGSMFYQPGTYFGGCSDRYGGLRSMSCVGFMPGVTDTRCTVRVIADKDGTIVETDRDGDPSSCGYYADRLQAGVPIAAPDAPLKTRAD
- a CDS encoding hypothetical protein (Evidence 5 : No homology to any previously reported sequences) is translated as MDNPEMKRLILCLRGLAIAALPLMVIEFAHTLAVGRSFSVELAGSALSFARGDLGETRWTVLQALQSASKLPWLAMILQIEGIARLLGAGETFSHRSALRFRRLSYAILGIAIIETVERPAIAAYLTASGAIPVWPEISVFDVVRIGLLLATALFFVVARIVELGVSLKADADLTI
- the yozG gene encoding Uncharacterized HTH-type transcriptional regulator YozG, with translation MPIVVNLDVMLARRKMKLSDLSDAVGVTLANLSVLKTGKARAVRFSTLAAICAALHCQPGDILEYVDSETDLIDHLSED
- the emrE gene encoding Multidrug transporter EmrE, which translates into the protein MGTAHLYLALAILTEVIGTSCMKLTEGFTRPLPTIVMAACYVAAIWLMSLSVRTLPIGFVYAVWAGVGIVVIALVGVFVYDEPVDLAGAAGIALIVGGVVLLNAFSRMGGHA
- the dcuB gene encoding Anaerobic C4-dicarboxylate transporter DcuB, which codes for MFWIEFAVVLVCILVGARLSGIGIGLAGGVGLVILVFGFGLRPSSAPIDVMLIIMAVITMVSTMQATGGLDYLVSLAERILRRHPDRITLLAPLITYTFTVFCGTAYVAFALYPVIVEAAYEARVRPERPLSVATIAATQAVTASPMSAAMAVLIALVSPEGITLAQILLVCIPAGLAGVLVATLTVYWRGYDLEKDPEFQRRLAAGEIAPPKPAEERVVTREAKLSVLFFALAVACIVALGSMPQLLPSWTVDGKVSKLPIPAALEMIMLSFAFLTAVLFKVKTSRIIRSSIFETGMMAVVAIFGIAWLVDTFFNAHKALLISTMGGFVSAHPYLYAVVLMVMAALLLSQGATMRAIGPLGMALGIPAGHMVGMFHAASAINVIPGTGAIIGSVSFDRTGTTKIGDFIFNHSFLRPGLTSVVTSVAVGYALASVVL
- the pecM gene encoding Protein PecM codes for the protein MSSRLDLALTALAPAIWGTTYVTTTTLLPPGYPLTAAALRALPAGLLLLALVRRLPEGVWWARAFVLGGLNFTVFWALLFVSAYRLPGGVAATIGALQPLLVIGLARVALGRAIKPLAVVAAIAGAAGVALLVLTPEAALDPLGVAAGAAGACAMAAGTVLTRRWRPPVSLLGATAWQLTAGGLLLTPLALAFEPPLPPLGVGNVAGFVYLGLIGAAFTYVLWFRGVARLEPSAVAALGFLSPVTAVAIGAFGLGETFTPPQMLGVAVVLGSVWLSQRAS
- a CDS encoding NAD dependent epimerase/dehydratase family, with the translated sequence MTTPERVWFVTGAGRGLGLAVARAALEAGHKVVAAARRPEVAEEALGDLPGAAENLLAERLDVTRSEDAVVAVNAALNRFGRIDVLVNAAGYGQIGAFEANAPEDVARQFDVNVFGLMHVTRAVLPSMRARRSGRIYNVSSIAGVRGRPGGSLYAASKFAVSGFSEGLAAELKPLGIFVTVLEPGYFRTDFLDPSSMRFGTEEIADYAEVTAAIRDGYARRNHRQPGDPAKLAQTLLSLADEPAPPVHFAVGSDAVEIVRAKLAAWGEELEAWRTLSAAADGDFADAV
- the argH gene encoding Argininosuccinate lyase 1; translation: MRERVKLPPSKVLIDYVMRPRLEADSQDSFAALMDLNRAHVVMLAAQGIVTKDNAGKLMRIFEEVLAAGPEAITWDPALEEVYYNLETHIIKKAGSAIGGQMHTGRSRNDLSAALTRMSARAQLHRLAGFLHALRQQLLDLAEAHADTIVTGYTHMQPAQPTTLGHYFHALAQAMSRDETRLQQCYEVANASPLGACAFNSTGFPIDRRMVADLTGFSGLVENSIDAVASRDYVPQILACLATMGVNLSRLAQDLYIWSTDEFGWVEVGDDLSATSSIMPQKKNPISLEHIRGKSSHLIGALVAALAAQKGTPYGHLRDISLEATQPLRDGFREAEAVVNLATETLRSLRINAAAATARTAENFSTVTELADVIVRETGLSFRDAHVIVGTSVGRLHETGGRTDDLGLDLIETVAKEHLGRPLGLREASLRKALTPAENVAVRRVTGGPAPVEVRRSVNVSRKRLADDEGWWREQQGRLDAAHNRLDAAAAELI
- the sodC gene encoding Superoxide dismutase (Cu-Zn) 2 gives rise to the protein MHGTIRPAALALMLALPAAPALASATASFVGTGKVVGSATLTDTGKGVLIEAEAKGLTPNRWVGFHIHETGTCAPDGQFKSAGGHYNPTGANHGYLDGKGPHAGDMPNQYVGADGTLRANVFNPMVRLEGGDAPITGKALVIHGGPDDYKSQPSGDAGHRQACAVIK
- a CDS encoding conserved membrane hypothetical protein (Evidence 4 : Homologs of previously reported genes of unknown function); its protein translation is MKPRDIADYTFLAVTWGLSFLVLVKAVAAFGWIGAVTFRCLIAGASLWLAARLLRRRLDFSMGWRPLAVVGATTVAGQLITLSYSTPRIGTAMAAIFTAAIPLLAMVIGQLWGIERITVRRLSGLAVGATGLILLVGFPQAEPTPEFLLGCAVAILSSVFAAFGSNYAASRLKTVGSWEITIGAFLAGGLMSLPLIVVVPVPGTPRPVDFLYLAILATGMSALAYTRYFRLVSVLGPTRSISVEFAVTTVAVLVGTLLLHEPLSAIQMAGAGAVILGCLLVLGLTPRIGLGPMRRKRRGRERRNALAAPVPRVR
- the blc gene encoding outer membrane lipoprotein (lipocalin) (Evidence 2a : Function of homologous gene experimentally demonstrated in an other organism; PubMedId : 15044022, 7559452; Product type lp : lipoprotein), which encodes MKRLLPLLALLTGCAVAPPPGVRPVEDFEVSRYLGTWHEIARLDHRFERGLVAVTATYSLRDDGSLKVINRGFDPSRCKWREAEGRAKFTGMPTTGQLKVSFFGPFYGGYTIFALDHRDYRWAAVSGPDRDYLWLLARDPVIDDALRDRLIAEARALGFATDRLIWVPHEVPPC